Part of the Lycium ferocissimum isolate CSIRO_LF1 chromosome 6, AGI_CSIRO_Lferr_CH_V1, whole genome shotgun sequence genome, AGCAGcgtacccagtgaaatcccacaatgtgggatctgaggagggtaaagtgtacacagaccttacccgtACAatgtagggaggctgtttccgaaaataatccctctctttattctttttaattaattaaatgcctttttattttctttagttttgcagCATTGTTGCTAATTGCTATCCTTCCATTTTAAGGACATTGACCACCAAGACCTAAGCATGAATTgaacaaaatatttatttttgttcttaattttgAAATTCTTTTTCAAACGATGACGATATTAAAAAGATGTTGCGTGTGAATacccaaaaaatgattttactaAGTGTTTACTTCACACTATTTATTAAACCTTTCACTATTCACATTACCCTTAATTAACTTCACGGTTGACCAAATTTAAGGCATACTCCAGGCATTTCAATAGAAATAAATTTCTAGCACTTTTTTAATGGTCCAAAATGACTGAATTTCTTAAAAAGatgtattaataatttttttcaaaattacctTTCTCGTTAATCGGTCTTCCAAATATCTCAATATTGGCTCTcttgttttaagaaaattttggaaagaaGCAAATGGGTAATGCTGCAAATTTCCATTTAATTAATGTCCTTAATTAACTTTCTTAAGGGTAGACAACACCCcataaattcatttattttggaATGGAGAAAGTACTATACTAATTAATATTTATGGTTAACTCATTACACACCCAAAGATTACTATAAGATAAGTTGTGTTAGATACGTACTGCCCATAGACGaattcagaatttaaattttatgataactttttaattttaagacAGTTACTTCAAGTGCTAGTTATTAGATTCTACATTTTAAATTATGTAGatatttagtgatttttttttccaaaatccaTAACTTCAAGCCTACATCCGCCCTGGTACTGCCACGTGTCAAAGACTGTGTTCTCTGTGAAATGATctgcataaattaaaaaaggtGAACTTAGAAGTGTCAGTCTCATgcaaatgaattatttttgttaaaaaaaggggaaaaaaagtcCCCCGTTTCTAGCGGGGGAGCAGTTTGATGATTATGACAAGCTGAGGATAATAAAAGCTTAGAAtaatgaatattttggtatgaCAAAAGAATGTGAGAAAGTTATGGGTTTTCTAAAggcaaaaaaaggaaaaattaaatcaaaagtaGTGGGTTGGTTAGGTTAAGGGGTGTGGCAGTGGACAGATATACATAAGAGAGGAagatgaagaggaagaggatTTCTGACACTGAAATGACTTATGTCCAACTACAAAATTATatagtgaatatatatatatatatatatatatatatatatatataggtgtggaGAGAAAGGAAGGGGGCCCTGCCGCCATATGTATGAAGTTGTCTTTGGTTGAAAATGTTTTATCTTTAATGTGAATTTGAATTTAATCGGGTCTTAATTATGGGTGGGCATAAATTACCAAAAATTGAATTCCAAACCGAATTGGGATTACTGTACTGAAGTTTGATTTAGCATGCCGGACCAAACTTTGAAAGTTATATTAAGTATTTGGTATCTACTTTTACTCACCGAATTAACGAGATCGAACTTTGGAAATATCGAATCTTATACCGGACATCCACACCTAATGTATTGTTTACCATATATATGGGTAACACTAACGAGTGATTTGGATATCTTGATTGACCCTTGACGTCAAATTCATAATGTTATGGCTTGAGAGTGAAAATCTAATTACCTTTATATGTGATTTCTCTAAAAGCTAACATGTCAAATGTTGGACAGATTATGAACATATCTTGTCAAAATATCTTTTCCTTCAAATAGGTAATTGCCGAAATTTGATTTACTAAACTGAACTTTAAAGTTCGATATTTGATATCTACTTTTAATTACCGATTACCGAATCATCGAAACCAAACAGAAAGCTGAACGCCCACCACTAGCCCTAATGCAATTGTCACGCGGAATGAGAAATTAACcacaataaaaataaagggCCAATGGAGAAGTGATCAGAACTAGTATGTTCTCCAAGAAAAGTCAAAATATAAACAAGTAAATACACGACGAATTTAAAAAACTTCAAATTATAGTTTGTGtacatgcataaaataaaatatacatatttataaaatataagttGCTATATGAAATGTCAATTGACACCTCTTGAATAAGAATAACTCCCTAAATATCTGCGTGTGGGTTTTTTGTCATCACTGTTTGTCAGATATATCAGTTTTCCTCTCTACAGGTGTTCTTGCACCATCACACCTTCTCTTTATTAacaagagtttttttttttttttaaatgtattaGCGATGTAAATTTATATTATtagattattttaaaagaaattacaGGTCATCATTATATTAAATGattataaattatctcattGAGGACatgataaaaatttaaaattaaattgtttttaaatatacatgatatgattcttTTGGGACATACTATATAAGAGAAAATGTCTCATATAAAGTGAGACCGAGAGAGTAACAAAAATCTTAATTattcccttcgtcccatattatttgtccacttttctctttacatgccccttaagaaatcataaacgTGTATTTTTACTACCTTATctttatctctctccaataaattgCACTCTAGTtaatattgattattttcaagaacacttaGTATTGAGggtaagatgagaaagatttaataaattctatcttggttttgtaaattgACAATTAGTttgggacatatatttttaataatgtagACAAGTAACATctgacggagggagtaataattactccctccgtcccatattacttggccaatTCCCCTTTTACAAACATTTAATACTAAGGGTAATATgagaaatatttaattaattttatcttggttttgtaaatagACAAGTAATttgggacatatatttttagtaatgtgaccaagtaatatgagacggagggagtaaagaTTCCTAAAACACAAATGTGGTAAcaatttctatttttatgtCAGGGTATAGCAAAATTGTTGACTAATGAAGCGTACCAATTAATTAGTCTATATTCGTAGAAAGATTACATTAATTTATGGGGTTAACGTATTAATTCTGATCTTGGATTAAGTGAAACACAACTTGCAATCGATTTATCTTTTTCCTGGCCAGTAGTGTCCAACAATTAATGAACTTGTCAATAGTGACTGTACAATTTTCCACTCTACTCAACATTACCTTCAGacgacaattttttttatttgcctttTGAAGAAGGATTTAGGttttatacacacacacatcgataatgtaaatattttacattattagtataatttaacatgtgacaagttactACTTTTATCAATTATCAATGAAATTTACTAGTAATAATCATCTTAAAATGATATGATTATTAAATGTTTTTTTGCGCTGCCAGTACGAATTAGAAAGATAAGGAGGGAGGGACAGACAAACACAAATAATAGAGAAGGAAAAAACctattaattactaataataaacTATTTAAGAGATTTGGTATACAGAAACAAGGAATGACTTTCATAAAGTTCTTGCAGATGAGTTTAGCCAATAATATAGGCGAAAACAAATGTATAATAAGAGTACTACTTGGATACTCTTTGAACGTTCAAAGAACATTAGTATATTTTTGTTTCAAGATTACGAAACCACATGCGCCCAGAGGATATGCATGACTCCATGTGTTAGGccaataactatatatatatatatatatataaggatttaagttatatacattgaCGATGTAAGAGTTAGTGGCCTGGAATATGGTCACTCAACTTGTGGTAATTGACCAGTATAGTCACTCAATTTTGTTTTATCTTCTAAAAATCACTCAAGTTTGTTTAGTTAGCTTCAATGACCATTTTAGCCGAAAATACAATTTTCTTACCAATTTAATGATGTGACATGTGTAAAAGGAAATtaaacaaatatttaataaattaaaattaatatttaaatttcttTAGGACTCAACCCACCCTAAATCTGACTCAATTCTTGATCCGACCCGCTTAATTGGTTGATTATATAAGAGATGCTTTTAAACTTTAACAACATTTAACTAAAAGAACCCGACGATGTAAAGATTATAATATATACTATCAGTaaaattttatatgttatataaaataattcttttttaaaactacTCAATTAATGTTTATGTACAGAGAATTACTTGTAATTAGGGGCGAATCCACAATGGTGCGGATTTGGCATAACTCAGTAACTTTgacttaaattttgtatttatgtaggaaaaatatttaatatgcTATGCAAATAATTTTATCAAGAACATAATAAGTAAAAATAAGTTATAATCTGGAACCAAAAACTGAAAAGTCTGACTTTATTACAGCTACCTGTTATTACCTTTTAAATAACATGATAATGTAAATGTCTTTAGAAAtcctattttatattttaaacaaATGGAGTAGAATATATGCAAGAATGAAAAAGATAGGGTCAAGTGTCTCCTCAACATGCTATATACCACTTTGCCCTATCTTTAGATTACACAAGAAAAGGATTAGATattacaactaaaatattaGGATCTTGCCAAAATAAACTATTAGTACGTACAGCAGACTATATAAATTCAGACGATTTTTTAATTTAGTCCTCATAGATAcatttttggttattattctttatttttcgaTTGATATGTATAGAATTTCGCAGCAGCATATTAAATCAAAGTTCAAGAatttaacttttatacaccCAATGACATACTACTAAAAGAAAGGAATTATCAATGAACTAATTCTATAACTACACAACAAAAATTCGtcattaattctatttagccaCATATTATCTAAAAAAGTTGTTAGCTACAAGCAATTTAGCGTCCGATTTGCAATGAAGTTCTTGGATAATTCCATTTTTTCAATAGTTATGGGCATAAAATTATATGAGGGATTCAAaaaatacttactaaaaatactTACTCTTGTGCTAGAAGCCTAGTGAATAACTAACTGCTTTTGACTGTTAATATAACCTTTGTATAGTAGGTTGTACTTTTGTTATGCAATTGTGAAGTTGGAGGCATGGTTGTTTAATCCACCTCTATTTAAAGCACTGGTTTTTTGTGATAATGAAATACCCAGAAGGCTactgaaaaattgattttaaaaacactaaaatatcataattgaaaattaaacttgtaacttaaaataatttttgaacctCTAGATCTTTACGACATACACTAGAATTACCCCACGTCAAGGGGATTAATCATCAACTTATATGTAAACCAATAGAACTTTACTTTTACCCTATTTTCACAAGTACATTTTTTGAGGGATTAAGAGACTCAATCGACCCCCTTCCCTTCTTATCACGGCTTCGTCtcgtatatatattcatatttcgTGTCGAACATATTGAATTCAGTTTTGAACTCATTACATATTTGCTATTTACGTTTTTATAGTGACAATATAATCGATGTTATGTTAtcagtatattttttttttttttaaaagagtaaCTCTATATGTTATCACATATGATCTTAATCCAATAGTGTAAAAATATTAATCACAGTACACAGAAATTAAGCTCAAAAGAAATATTATTTGGAAGGTTAGTAGAATCAAATAGAAATATCCATCTTATAGCCACACTCGGTTCATTTACAATCCTACCCCTCATCAACCCTATATTTGCTCTTCATTTTGAACCTATAGATGTTTTTGGGATCAGAGAAAACACTGCCCCTCATTTAGAGGGCACCCCATTTATGACCAACAAgaaatggagagagagagagagagagggggggggtacggggtggggtggggggaggggtaCATTGGGGTAGCTAGAGGGGTGGGTGGGTGAAAAACTTGAGTTAGAGTTTCATATAAATCTTCACCTTATGCTTTGGGAGAAATGATtcctcttcatatttttttggaCCCTTCctgttcttcttttttcctcccCTCTTCAAAGAACTTAGTCTATAAGTCTTTTAATTTCTAGTAGAACTTCATGCATGTACTTTTAGAGTGGAAAAATTATTACTCCACAGTGTTTcaatagttatatatataacaataggaatatttattttttagccAAGATATTTTCTTGATGGCTTCTTCAATGAACAACTGGCTTGGATTTTCACTTTCACCACATGAGGAAGTCCTCACATCACAACAAAGTTCACATCAAGAAATATCTGGAGAATGTTTTGATCTTACTTCTCATCATGATGACTCCTCAGTAGTACTTCCTTCTCTTAATGTTGTTCCTCAtgataccccttttggtatttTTGAAGCTTTCAACAGAAATCATCATCAATCACAAGGTGAGTTATTATTTGTctccttttctttaatttttgggcCATTTCTTGAACTAAGCTACTAAAAACCCTATGACGGTTGTGCTCGTCTTGAACCTGCCGTGCCTTTTTGGCTGGTCAGACTCATACGACGCCGACATCAATGAGAAACTACTAAAAACACTATGACATATTACTTATCTTGGACTTAACCGTACTTTTTTGGGTTGGTTGGCTCATATGATGCCTATATCAATGATGAACTACTAAAACCCTACTAACtcttcaaaagaaaaaggaggagaatAGATCAAGAATATTAATGGTCATCATGTGTGTGTATCAAAAAATGGCTTTTGAATCTACACTTTTGCCATTGGAATTATTGGTTACGACTAATAGAGAGAAAAACCGCAGTATGGCGCACTAAGCTCTCGCTACCTTTTGTTTCTACTTGTTTTCTATGACATAGATATATGACAAGTACAGAGATTCATTGGCTCTAAGTGTCAAGAACATCTCTTTAAGTTGAATAACTTGTGTTTCTTGTTGAATGATGGATATATGGTATTTTTTAAGTTCTTTTTTAACCCTGATATTTTTTGTATGCAGATTGGAACTCTCATGATACTAACTACAAGACCACATCTGAGATGTCTATGCTAATGGGTGGTTCATACAATAGTCAACATATTGAAAATAATCAAGAGCCACCAAAGCTAGAGAACTTTCTTGGTATTGGTGAACAAAAGCTTCAACAAGTCTGCAgtaacaataaaaataacaacaacaacggagACTATGGTATTTATTGTAGCACCACTAGCAATATTAGTGAAAATAACACTAATAATATTATAGGGCTTTCAATGATCAAGAATTGGTTGAGAAATAACCCTAACACCACTACCCCCACCCCATCATCACAAGATGATAAGAAAGAAGGGGATGTTGTGGGGGTGGGGATGGTGGGTGGTGGAGGCAATAATGCACAATCCTTGTCACTTTCTATGAGTACTGGTGGCGGTGGTGGAGAGAATAGTTGTTCATCTGAAAATAACAAACAAGAGATTGTGAATGGGAATAATAGTACTATTGAAGGACAAATAAGTGGTGCAATAGAAGCAGTGCCAAGGAAATCTATTGATACTTTTGGCCAAAGAACTTCTATCTACCGTGGTGTTACAaggtttttctcttttttcccttttccccattctttctccatttcttttctctcttttttcttttcttgaatagATATTTGTTTAATTCATCCTCTTCAGGTCATTTACAGTAGCGTAGCTACATAGATTGAAAGGCGATCAGTTAAATATCCTTAATCAAAAAATTAGACACACTATACtgtatgtctatatatatagacaatAATACTGCACATATAAGTCAAAAGTTACTTTTTATAGATATAATTTAAATCTAGAACACCcttaataaaatcataaaagatgAGAAATCATAATTAGTTTCTAGATTAAAGTTGATGCTTCAAATTTCACTCGTTTTTGCAAGTCTATTTGCTAGTACatgatttttttctatttctctTTAGTGCTACCTCtagcttctctttttcttttattttaaagaacttttttgttttttttgttttttaagaaTCTCTTTCTTGTtgaacatattttatttgaagaacatttttttcttgatttatttaGTGAGTACATAGTCGATATTGAGTGAgagttaagtttttttttttcctaatataaattattttgagTGTAGGCATAGGTGGACGGGGAGATATGAGGCACATTTGTGGGATAATAGTTGTAGGAGAGAGGGACAAACTCGCaaaggaaggcaaggtatatTTCATTGTCTCCCACTAGCTTCTTTAAATTTcaattattactattatttttcattttacttgaTTATTACTGCTTCAAGATCACTAACTTGAATttgtctttttcatttttctctcaTTCTATTGAATGCTGATGGATTCACCACTTGCAAATTAACTTCCCGCAGTTTATTTGGGTAAGTTATAGATTTCCTTCATGTATATAAAACACTCATTTCAAagggtttttgtttttgttttccttcGGCATTCAATatcattcttgaatcttgaacatGAAACCTTTGTTTAAGAAGGGAGTGAGCCTAGATACAAGCCTAGGGGGTACATTTCGACGTGTTAATATTTTCAAAGTGTTAAAATAATACAGCAAATCACTGTAATTAGTCCATAAATTTAACTTTTACATACTGAcaatgtaaaaaataattatagtaTAAGGTTAGGCCACCtaaaagttatatatttgtAACCGTCCATAAAAAGTTATTTTGGtaatttagaaaataagttAAGGTACCTGCTACAATAAATTTACACATACTAATATTGTGAAAATTCTTTTATACGAATAGTGCATACAAAACTAAAGTCTCTGCCAATATATGCACTCAGGTAGTGTGGTTTTTAATTCTATCTTGGctgatttatttttcttttaaatattttttataggaGGATATGATAAGGAAGAAAAAGCAGCTCGTGCTTATGATTTAGCTGCACTTAAGTACTGGGGTCCGACAACTACCACGAATTTCCCAGTAAGTACATGGAAAATTTCAATCATTTCGATTTCCTAGGAAATTTGTCTAGTTAGTGGGAGAACAAATATTAATTCCGTACATGAAATTTTATGCTTTTTTGTCTTATGAAAATTTTCAGATTAGCAATTATGAGAAAGAGCTTGAGGAGATGAAGCATATGACTAGACAGGAATATGTTGCATCTTTACGAAGGTACATTTTAGAGTTTTACGTTAAGCTGTTTTAAGAGgaaaaaattgttaaaactTTTCAAGAAAATGTAAGAATCTAACACGTTATATTTTCTTTGGTCCGTAATATAGGAAGAGCAGTGGTTTCTCTCGTGGTGCATCTATTTACCGCGGTGTTACAAGGTAACATACAATTTCATGTCGACTATAAATGAATTAAAGTAAACTATTTGACTTGAGGTGATGGGTGGTTTCCTCGAACTCCTATTTATCTATAATATCATTCAAGAAAATACTTCTTCTACTCGAGTTGCGTTTCCATATGGTAAGTATAACCAtaggtatgatatatatgtaacCTTTAGGGACCAAAAACATACTTAAAGACCAAATTTTCAGTCGTGAATATAGACTTCTTTCTGGTTATATTAATCGTTGgatcgatgatatgataatggtAAAAAAGATCGCATGGTGTACATGTACAACATGTTTTGAAGAAACTATCGTGTAACAATAAGATTATGTTCAATTTCAGCTTGgcctttttgtttatttttgtgTGCATGATATTATTTGGCTGTTGCACAAAATCTCCAACCAAAGTTATTTTATGATAAAGTTTATATCAAATGGCATGAGCTTGTGCACAAGATAAAATTATCTGGAAATTACCCTTCAAAAATTGTCTATCCAAGACTTACAGTTCAGTACAAGCACATGCGGAGCTAAGGGTAACGTAAGGGGGTTTATTCGAACATCTAAGCTCAATTATTTCTTATGTGTATATAGTAATGTTGAATCCTCTTGGCTTCAttgtatatttacttttttatattttatatccTGTTAGTGAAAATTCCGACTTTGCCACTATACAAGGtcaaaatctctctctctctcatatttagttttgaattttttggtgATATATAATAGGCACCATCAGCATGGAAGATGGCAAGCAAGAATTGGAAGAGTTGCTGGAAACAAGGATCTATATCTTGGCACTTTCAGTAAGTGCTCCCTTAATTCCCTTGAATTTTAAACCAATTTCCTGGAAATCATTTTATGATCGTTCCTAGAAGGTGGCAAATTAAATGGACGGGTAGAGCCAAATTTGGGCGGGTCAAAACAGATCAAATCAATAAACAGTCATGACCTCATTCAAAGCTTGTTCAGATCAATATGAGTTAAATAACGAGTTATGATCCCACTTGCTCCAtatatccctttttttttctttctttttttttgacttttgcAAGTTAGGAAAGTAAAAGCTAATATacttttcttaaattattagCTTATTATCCACCGAACTTACCTTAGTTTtcaatttccaacttcattttGTATGTTTGGATTTGGACGGCATTTAGACCCGACAGGTTACACTATTTTGACCAAATAGTTAGTAAACAAGTTGGTGGTAACCCAACTACTTTAAACTTGGACAGGTTGCACGGATTACTAATTAGTCGGATTTTTTTGGCTCCTAATTGTTCCCATCTAATTTTGTTCCTTCTTTTAGGCACACAAGAAGAAGCTGCAGAGGCTTATGACATTGCAGCAATCAAATTCCGTGGACTCAATGCAGTAACTAACTTTGAGATCAACCGATACGACGTAAAAAGCATACTAGAGAGCAGCACGTTACCCATTGGAGGAGCTGCTAAACGTCTCAAAGACGCTGAGCAAGCTGAAATCGCTCTGGATTATCAAAGAACGAGCCAAGAAAATATCGGTACACATCTCATGAATGGTTCAATTGGTAGCTATGGCGCCAGCCACTGCTGGCCTAACATCGCTCTTCAACAAGCTCAACCGTTAAGCGCTATGCATAGTTACCCTTATAGCCAACAAAGGTTATGGTGCAAGCAAGAAGTACAAGATTCTTCTGATCATAATATGACTactcaaaattttcaagattttAGTCATCAATTTCAACATGGGAATATTGCTCACAATTTCTTGCAGCCTAGTTCAGCTTTGCACAATCTAATGGGCTTGGATAATTCTTCTTCAATGGAACACAATAATGTTACATACCATCAAGGAGTTGGATATGCAAGTAATAGTCATGGTGGTGGTGGATTTGTGTTGCCACAATTGAGTTCAATTATGGCTCATCAAGAAAGCAATCAACAAAGCCAAGCAAATGGATATGGAGAGAATGAAGTGAAGCAATTACAACTTGGTCATGAGAACTTATTTGGTTACTATCATTCCCAACAATCAACATCTAACGGCTCGGCCAAGGCTGGTCTGTATGATCATCAGGATCCCGCTTGCAATAATTGGATGTCAACAGCTGTTCCTGTGGCTCTCGCGTCGAGGAATAGCACCATGGCTGTTTGCCATGGTGCGGCCCCAACTTTCACCGTGTGGAATGACACATAGACCTCTCATGACAAGGAACTTGGACTAGGGGGAAATCTAGCTAGCTAGCAAGGGGGATGTATACATAACTAATCTctaatctttcttttttagttctcaatttttttttctttttgcttaaaaatcAACTCAAGAAAGCTAGAgggttctttttgttttttttttgttttttcgttGCTTTAATGCAAATGCTAATTTTGTTAATAGGACCTGAAGGCTGAAGTTCATGAATAGTCTCTCCTTGGCTATAATTTTGGGAACTTCATTCTTAAAGATCCTCGGAAAGTAAATGCTTTGTAATTTTGGATTAACATAGTACAATGCAGATAATGGGAATTTTCCAATTATTGTGTTAGTATATTTGCTATGTACATAGTTGTATACAGTCACATGCTTATTTCCAATTACTAGCACCGTAATTTTAAGGCTTAAATAAGTTCTTCACTTTTTTCTATTACTGTAATTTTAAGGATTAAATAAGTTCTTCACTTTTTTCTAATACTGCAATTTAAGGTTAAATAAGctcttcacttttttcaaatCTTGTGAACCATTGATCATTGTTATAAACAATTAATGtcaatgaaaaatgaaagaaataagagaaaagggaaaaacTAGAGTAAAATAGAATGAGAGACAAAACAAAATGGAGTGATCATTTCCTAGTGCATCCAACCTTGGCTAAAATTTGGCTCTTGTAGTAATTTTAACTTTATTCCTTTGATCTTGAAACCTTTGATTAAGAGTGGAAGGACTCATCCTATTTTTTCTCCTAG contains:
- the LOC132059075 gene encoding AP2-like ethylene-responsive transcription factor AIL1, coding for MASSMNNWLGFSLSPHEEVLTSQQSSHQEISGECFDLTSHHDDSSVVLPSLNVVPHDTPFGIFEAFNRNHHQSQDWNSHDTNYKTTSEMSMLMGGSYNSQHIENNQEPPKLENFLGIGEQKLQQVCSNNKNNNNNGDYGIYCSTTSNISENNTNNIIGLSMIKNWLRNNPNTTTPTPSSQDDKKEGDVVGVGMVGGGGNNAQSLSLSMSTGGGGGENSCSSENNKQEIVNGNNSTIEGQISGAIEAVPRKSIDTFGQRTSIYRGVTRHRWTGRYEAHLWDNSCRREGQTRKGRQVYLGGYDKEEKAARAYDLAALKYWGPTTTTNFPISNYEKELEEMKHMTRQEYVASLRRKSSGFSRGASIYRGVTRHHQHGRWQARIGRVAGNKDLYLGTFSTQEEAAEAYDIAAIKFRGLNAVTNFEINRYDVKSILESSTLPIGGAAKRLKDAEQAEIALDYQRTSQENIGTHLMNGSIGSYGASHCWPNIALQQAQPLSAMHSYPYSQQRLWCKQEVQDSSDHNMTTQNFQDFSHQFQHGNIAHNFLQPSSALHNLMGLDNSSSMEHNNVTYHQGVGYASNSHGGGGFVLPQLSSIMAHQESNQQSQANGYGENEVKQLQLGHENLFGYYHSQQSTSNGSAKAGLYDHQDPACNNWMSTAVPVALASRNSTMAVCHGAAPTFTVWNDT